The Planctomycetota bacterium genome has a segment encoding these proteins:
- a CDS encoding HAMP domain-containing sensor histidine kinase codes for MTAPSSDARVSYELPLVADGGPAARSDERACLPESLLLRHVMWVCRLRWIVVAILGVFGALGLALGSLAERLGLRPQGSWPLAAAAVLALANLAFVAHARRTARSPGSRGARTNLWSQIAVDLPVLTVVVHQMGSLETYVPFAYLFHIVLACIFFPRSWSLAVTAVACGLYIACVTLEEAGILPAAGLYADASLRGLLDNLPHVRLFNVGWAVLTWLVVWYLASSLSAMVQQRDHELAETNRRLVVAQQERMQHMLRTTHELKAPFSAIHANVQLLLRGYCGEMTPAARDVLSRVSRRCQRLASEIKEMLQLANLESKAQEPLPCADLDLAEVIAACIEQVGPIVAERQVTIEADLQPARTTAAEEHLQMLFGNLLANAVAYSHPGGPVRIECRPLGNGGAQVVVEDHGIGIRPEKLARVFEPYYRTDEAVRHNRESTGLGLAIVRTVAQTYGIRLRIESAPGEGTRCVLAFPPTGRRLAPSRERKESDHGLPADRGR; via the coding sequence ATGACTGCCCCGTCCTCAGACGCCAGGGTCAGTTACGAACTGCCGTTGGTGGCGGACGGCGGGCCTGCGGCCCGGAGCGACGAACGCGCGTGCCTGCCCGAGAGCCTGCTGCTTCGACATGTGATGTGGGTGTGCCGCCTTCGCTGGATCGTCGTAGCCATCCTGGGCGTCTTCGGCGCCCTGGGGCTCGCATTGGGCAGCCTGGCCGAGCGCCTGGGGCTTCGGCCTCAGGGCTCTTGGCCGCTGGCGGCCGCAGCGGTTCTCGCACTGGCGAACCTGGCATTCGTGGCTCATGCCCGGCGAACTGCCCGGTCGCCCGGCTCGCGTGGAGCGCGCACGAATCTGTGGAGCCAGATTGCGGTGGACCTCCCTGTCCTGACCGTGGTCGTCCACCAGATGGGCAGCCTCGAAACCTACGTGCCTTTCGCTTATCTCTTTCATATTGTCCTGGCCTGCATCTTCTTCCCGCGCTCGTGGTCCCTGGCGGTCACTGCTGTGGCATGCGGACTGTACATCGCGTGCGTGACCCTGGAGGAGGCCGGCATCCTTCCCGCCGCGGGCCTCTATGCCGACGCCTCTCTGCGCGGCCTGCTGGACAACCTGCCCCACGTGCGCCTCTTCAACGTCGGCTGGGCCGTGCTCACGTGGCTCGTCGTGTGGTACCTGGCGTCCAGCCTGTCAGCGATGGTCCAGCAGCGCGACCACGAGCTGGCCGAGACCAACCGCCGCCTCGTGGTGGCGCAGCAGGAACGCATGCAGCACATGCTGCGCACCACCCATGAGCTCAAGGCCCCGTTCTCGGCCATCCACGCCAACGTGCAACTCCTGCTCCGCGGATACTGCGGCGAGATGACCCCGGCCGCACGCGACGTGTTGAGCCGCGTGTCCAGGCGATGCCAGCGCCTCGCCAGCGAGATCAAGGAGATGCTGCAACTGGCGAACCTCGAATCGAAGGCCCAGGAACCGCTGCCCTGCGCCGACCTCGACCTCGCCGAGGTGATCGCCGCGTGCATCGAGCAGGTGGGCCCCATCGTGGCGGAGCGCCAGGTGACGATCGAGGCCGACCTCCAGCCCGCCCGAACCACCGCCGCGGAGGAGCACCTCCAGATGCTGTTCGGGAACCTCCTGGCCAACGCCGTGGCCTACTCGCACCCGGGCGGCCCTGTGCGCATCGAGTGCCGGCCGCTAGGCAATGGCGGAGCCCAGGTGGTCGTCGAGGACCATGGGATCGGCATCCGTCCCGAGAAACTCGCCAGGGTCTTCGAGCCCTACTACCGCACCGACGAGGCCGTGCGGCACAACCGCGAATCCACCGGCCTCGGCCTCGCCATTGTGCGAACGGTGGCGCAGACCTACGGCATCCGCCTGCGAATCGAGAGCGCGCCGGGTGAAGGGACCCGATGTGTTCTCGCCTTCCCACCCACGGGCCGCCGCCTCGCGCCGTCGCGTGAGAGAAAGGAGTCTGACCATGGCCTACCTGCTGATCGTGGACGATGA